Proteins encoded together in one Anopheles darlingi chromosome 3, idAnoDarlMG_H_01, whole genome shotgun sequence window:
- the LOC125954833 gene encoding fumarylacetoacetase, with translation MSFVSVPQGSDFPIENLPYGVFSTTVKPTARIGVAIGDQILDLSAVAQFYPEHVRAALGATVLNDLMALGCDAWKEVRRITRNLLLEGSALHKDAALQAQALVPQADAKMHLPANIGDYTDFYSSIHHATNVGVMFRGKENALMPNWKHLPVGYHGRASSVVVSGTPIRRPYGQTLPVDGADPAFGPCRLFDFELEMAFLVGGPATQLGDRVSVAEAANRVFGFVLMNDWSARDIQKWEYVPLGPFTAKNLGTSISPWVVPVAALEPFLVDNFPQDPQPFPYLRHEQKFNFDIKLEVDIKPKATGVATTVCRSNYRNLYWTALQQIAHHTVTGCNLKPGDLMASGTISGDASDSFGSMLELSWKGTKPVPLAGGETRKFLQDNDEVIVRGYCSNGELRIGFGSCSGVVLPATPFSE, from the exons ATGTCGTTCGTTTCGGTGCCCCAGGGAAGCGATTTCCCGATCGAAAATCTTCCGTACGGTGTCTTCAGTACCACGGTCAAG CCTACCGCGCGAATTGGAGTGGCGATCGGTGATCAGATACTCGATCTTTCGGCCGTGGCACAGTTTTATCCCGAGCATGTTCGC GCCGCGTTAGGTGCTACGGTACTGAATGACTTGATGGCATTGGGCTGCGATGCGTGGAAGGAAGTGCGCCGGATCACCCGGAATCTGCTGTTGGAAGGATCGGCTCTGCATAAAGACGCTGCGCTGCAGGCGCAAGCCCTCGTACCGCAGGCCGATGCAAAGATGCACCTACCGGCTAACATTGGAGATTACACGGATTTCTACTCCTCAATCCACCATGCCACCAACGTCGGTGTGATGTTCCGCGGTAAGGAGAATGCACTGATGCCAAATTGGAAGCATCTGCCGGTCGGTTATCATGGGCGGGCCAGCTCGGTTGTAGTCTCCGGTACACCGATCCGACGCCCTTATGGACAAACACTGCCAGTCGACGGAGCAGATCCAGCCTTTGGACCCTGCCGGTTGTTCGATTTCGAGCTCGAAATGGCCTTCCTGGTCGGTGGTCCAGCAACACAGCTCGGTGACCGGGTCTCGGTCGCGGAGGCCGCCAATCGTGTCTTTGGTTTCGTCCTCATGAACGATTGGAGTGCACGGGACATTCAAAAATGGGAATACGTCCCGTTGGGGCCGTTCACGGCCAAAAACCTTGGTACCAGCATCTCCCCGTGGGTCGTACCGGTGGCGGCATTAGAACCCTTCCTAGTCGATAACTTCCCTCAGGACCCACAACCCTTCCCGTACCTACGCCACGAGCAGAAGTTCAACTTCGATATCAAGCTGGAGGTCGACATTAAAC CGAAGGCAACGGGTGTAGCGACGACGGTCTGCCGTTCGAACTATCGAAACCTGTACTGGACGGCGCTGCAGCAGATCGCGCATCACACTGTTACCGGGTGTAATCTAAAGCCGGGTGATCTGATGGCGTCCGGTACGATCAGTGGCGATGCGTCCGACTCGTTCGGCTCGATGCTCGAGCTAAGCTGGAAGGGTACGAAACCGGTTCCGTTGGCCGGTGGCGAGACGCGCAAGTTTCTgcaggacaacgacgaggtGATCGTGCGTGGTTACTGTAGCAACGGTGAGCTGCGCATTGGTTTTGGGTCCTGCAGTGGCGTCGTACTGCCCGCCACACCGTTCAGCGAGTAG
- the LOC125954856 gene encoding uncharacterized protein LOC125954856, protein MKQPRAGRIVPGLEILLLVVAMVTLLLAVTIPATHARRTTLTAQDTTRKPSTTTTLTTPDSRPSKPGHGSGQHPPDETKTDGNAGTSVVVHWKLTCEQLCSAGLCGPSCGASWLRPTTTEPNPLPLDDATLDEVCPTLCANDLGVSKCKCKSHKLRGHSNHDLVCVAFCSAANLQLNGCSSCDGSDAPSTASEPVRNAMEAIQTTTPNWDELCSVFCKMGDGGTLCNCDLPPFF, encoded by the exons ATGAAA CAACCGAGAGCCGGTCGTATCGTCCCGGGATTGgagatcctgctgctggtggtggcaatggtgacGTTGCTGCTCGCAGTCACCATTCCAGCGACGCATGCTCGCAGGACAACCCTTACGGCGCAGGACACAACCAGGAAGcccagcaccacgaccaccctcaccacccccGACTCACGACCATCAAAACCAGGACACGGCTCGGGGCAGCATCCACCGGATGAGACTAAAACGGATGGTAACGCCGGAACGAGCGTAGTTGTGCACTGGAAGCTGACCTGTGAACAGCTCTGCAG TGCGGGACTTTGTGGTCCCAGCTGCGGGGCGTCATGGTTGCGTCCCACAACTACCGAACCCAATCCACTGCCGCTGGATGATGCAACACTCGACGAAGTTTGTCCAACGCTCTGTGCCAACGATCTGG GTGTCTCCAAGTGCAAATGCAAAAGCCACAAACTGCGCGGTCACAGCAACCACGATCTCGTCTGTGTTGCGTTCTGTTCGGCGGCCAACCTGCAACTCAACGGTTGCAGTAGCTGCGACGGATCGGACGCACCGTCAACCGCGAGCGAACCAGTGCGCAATGCGATGGAGGCTATCCAGACCACGACACCGAACTGGGATGAGCTGTGTTCCGTTTTCTGCAAAATGGGAGACGGCGGAACACTTTGCAATTGTGATCTGCCACCATTCTTCTAG
- the LOC125954772 gene encoding probable methyltransferase TARBP1 isoform X2 — protein sequence MPLLELFVKMLLKPYTGPSCPCKQDEGVDSIRIAYEVTNYIHQFLEQANTIYGLANILFQHMLQIPIPIILNWVAFGKILLQGMIFGDVQRRDQRIESEALEHSERMYSTDSVSYVTQADARVRVLCVQFLYRMAEANHPDATLFLLKLEHMLIERFTQITKAKERYYADSITHRQKLRIVQALCVVLKLTGTKPYPLLDVMLYETNQPNINYLIELLVADSTIDTLTIANSLKNERVKVSGVQSVFVILWLRCCQTQSLDEQYIYLLLPWTMAQNFSTRLYAQITITKMIASFAAQGAEDGSLKSIYAAVNSYLRQGNVERNIEKCMKDFRFNTVFDYANLLTLENIFHNIPKVSGAPSEDVVNTRILKECFKALGMSEINLGSALQFAELPVEKRETLFLAQSFGGADFVQRKIVPLKNIEPNQELLLGLPENLSLRKMDHTDGLIVIASLVNRAPNLGGLARTSEIFAVKQLVINSLQDIDNKEFQALSMTAEKWLNIGELKSHKIVEYLEEMKAKGYAIVGAEQTTGSKPIQQLSFPKKSILVLGHEKNGLPAEIIRHLDLIGEIPQFGVVRSLNVHVTGAIFMWEYAKQHHVTASL from the exons ATGCCACTATTGGAGCTGTTTGTCAAGATGCTTCTCAAACCGTACACTGGCCCCTCATGCCCATGTAAGCAGGATGAAGGTGTAGATTCTATCCGGATAGCGTACGAAGTTACGAACTATATTCACCAATTCCTTGAGCAAGCCAACACCATCTACGGGTTGGCAAATATTCTGTTCCAGCATATGCTGCAGATTCCCATTCCGATCATTCTAAATTGGGTAGCTTTTGGAAAGATTCTACTGCAAGGAATGATATTTGGTGATGTGCAAAGGCGTGACCAAAG AATTGAAAGTGAGGCTTTGGAGCATTCTGAAAGGAT GTACAGCACTGATAGTGTGTCGTACGTGACTCAAGCTGATGCACGTGTTCGTGTGCTATGTGTGCAGTTTTTGTATCGAATGGCCGAAGCAAACCATCCCGATGCCACGTTGTTCCTGCTGAAGCTCGAGCATATGCTCATCGAACGGTTCACGCAGATAACGAAAGCAAAGGAGCGGTACTACGCGGATTCAATCACTCATCGTCAAAAGTTGCGTATCGTGCAGGCACTGTGTGTTGTTCTTAAACTAACAGGAACCAAACCGTACCCACTTCTCGACGTCATGCTCTACGAAACGAATCAGCCCAACATAAACTATCTTATCGAGCTGCTTGTCGCCGACAGTACCATCGATACCCTCACCATTGCAAACTCGCTCAAGAATGAACGGGTAAAGGTGTCTGGTGTCCAATCAGTGTTCGTCATTCTTTGGTTGCGTTGTTGTCAAACGCAGTCCCTCGACGAACAGTACATCTATTTGCTGCTACCGTGGACGATGGCACAAAATTTCTCCACCAGACTGTACGCACAGATAACGATCACAAAGATGATTGCCAGCTTCGCTGCCCAAGGAGCTGAGGATGGCTCATTGAAGAGCATCTACGCCGCCGTAAACAGTTACTTGCGCCAAGGAAACGTCGAGCGTAACATCGAGAAGTGCATGAAAGATTTTCGCTTCAACACGGTTTTCGATTATGCGAACCTGTTGACGcttgaaaacattttccacaacATACCCAAGGTATCTGGAGCACCCTCTGAGGATGTAGTGAATACTCGTATTCTAAAAGAGTGTTTCAAGGCACTCGGAATGAGCGAAATCAATCTTGGTAGCGCTCTTCAGTTTGCGGAACTGCCGGTAGAGAAGAGGGAAACGCTCTTCCTTGCTCAATCCTTCGGTGGAGCGGATTTCGTTCAGCGAAAGATAGTCCCACTAAAAAATATCGAACCAAACCAGGAGCTTCTATTAGGATTACCCGAGAATTTATCTCTTCGTAAGATG GATCACACAGATGGATTAATCGTCATTGCCAGTCTCGTAAATCGAGCCCCGAATCTCGGTGGTTTAGCCAGGACGAGCGAGATTTTTGCTGTCAAGCAGCTGGTCATTAACTCGCTGCAGGATATAGATAATAAGGAATTTCAAGCCTTGAG TATGACTGCCGAAAAGTGGCTGAACATAGGCGAGCTAAAGTCGCACAAAATAGTCGAATACCTCGAGGAGATGAAAGCCAAAGGCTACGCCATCGTTGGTGCCGAGCAGACAACAGGCAGTAAACCGATTCAGCAGCTAAGCTTCCCCAAAAAGTCCATCCTTGTGCTGGG CCACGAAAAGAACGGACTACCGGCGGAAATCATCCGGCATCTGGATCTGATCGGGGAAATACCTCAGTTCGGGGTGGTTCGATCACTCAACGTGCACGTTACTGGCGCGATCTTTATGTGGGAATACGCCAAGCAACACCATGTTACCGCTAGTTTGTAA
- the LOC125954816 gene encoding glutamate decarboxylase, with translation MTSINVDKYKLSDKTAKLTAKDIIPCVQSSDSAETREFLNKIAELLVDYVNVQNDRKEKILDFHHPEDMKKLLTLDIPEDAVTLQQLVKDCAMTLKYQVKTGHPHFFNQLSCGLDVVSMAGEWLTATANTNMFTYEIAPVFILMENVVLSKMRQIIGWEGGDSILAPGGSISNLYAFLAARHKMFPNYKEHGARALPGELVMFTSDQCHYSVKSCAAVCGLGTDNCVMVPSDEHGRMIATELERLILDRKARGQIPFFVNATAGTTVLGAFDPINTIADICEKYKCWFHVDAAWGGGLLLSPKYRHPRFDGIERCDSITWNPHKLMGALLQCSTIHFKEDGLLISCNQMSAEYLFMTDKLYDISYDTGDKVIQCGRHNDIFKLWLQWRSKGTEGFGKHMDHLMELAEYEVKRIKQQSDKFYLIMEPECVNVSFWYIPKRLRGVPHDAKKEQQLAKICPIIKSRMMQSGTLMVGYQPDDRRPNFFRSIISSIAVTEADVDFMLNEIDRLGQDL, from the exons ATGACGTCGATAAACGTGGACAAATACAAGCTGTCCGACAAAACGGCGAAGCTTACGGCAAAAG ACATTATCCCGTGCGTACAGTCGTCCGATTCTGCCGAGACTCGCGAGTTTCTGAACAAAATCGCCGAGCTGCTGGTCGACTATGTCAACGTACAGAATGACCGGAAGGAGAAGATCCTCGATTTTCACCATCCCGAGGACATGAAGAAGCTGCTCACGCTTGACATTCCCGAGGATGCGGTCAccctgcagcagctggtaaAGGACTGTGCCATGACGCTGAAGTATCAGGTGAAGACGG GACATCCGCATTTCTTCAATCAGCTGTCGTGCGGACTGGACGTGGTTTCGATGGCCGGCGAGTGGCTGACGGCGACGGCCAACACCAACATGTTCACGTACGAGATCGCCCCGGTCTTCATCCTGATGGAGAACGTCGTGCTGTCGAAGATGCGTCAGATTATCGGTTGGGAGGGTGGTGACTCCATCCTGGCACCCGGTGGTTCCATCTCGAACCTGTACGCGTTCCTGGCCGCCCGGCACAAGATGTTCCCGAACTACAAGGAGCATGGCGCCCGTGCCTTACCCGGTGAGCTGGTGATGTTCACCTCGGACCAGTGCCACTACTCGGTCAAATCGTGCGCCGCCGTCTGCGGGCTCGGCACGGACAACTGCGTTATGGTACCGTCCGATGAGCATGGGCGCATGATTGCGACCGAACTGGAGCGGTTGATCCTGGACCGGAAGGCCCGTGGTCAGATTCCGTTCTTCGTGAATGCGACCGCCGGTACGACGGTGCTCGGTGCGTTCGATCCGATCAACACGATTGCCGATATCTGCGAGAAGTACAAGTGTTGGTTCCACGTCGAT GCTGCCTGGGGTGGTGGACTGCTGCTCTCCCCCAAGTACCGTCATCCGCGCTTCGATGGCATTGAAAG ATGCGACTCGATCACATGGAACCCTCACAAGCTGATGGGTGCCCTGCTGCAGTGTTCAACGATTCATTTCAAGGAGGAT GGTCTGCTGATTAGCTGCAACCAGATGTCGGCCGAGTATCTGTTCATGACGGACAAACTGTACGACATCAGCTACGATACCGGCGATAAGGTGATCCAGTGCGGTCGGCACAACGACATCTTCAAGCTGTGGCTGCAGTGGCGCTCGAAGGGCACGGAAGGGTTCGGTAAGCACATGGACCATCTGATGGAGCTGGCCGAGTACGAGGTGAAGCGCATCAAGCAGCAATCGGACAAGTTCTACCTGATCATGGAACCGGAGTGTGTCAACGTGTCGTTCTGGTACATCCCGAAGCGGCTTCGCGGGGTACCGCACGACGccaagaaggagcagcagctggccaagATCTGTCCGATCATCAAGTCGCGCATGATGCAGTCCGGTACGCTGATGGTCGGCTACCAGCCGGATGATCGCCGTCCGAACTTCTTCCGCTCGATCATCTCTTCCATCGCGGTCACCGAGGCCGACGTGGACTTTATGCTGAACGAAATCGATCGCCTTGGACAGGATCTGTAA